A genomic segment from Luteibacter aegosomatis encodes:
- a CDS encoding DUF6506 family protein, whose translation MDQTKYAFIIKAPGYRRSTHKAHMKSPAFDAKFIGVEDFDEALAAIEDLAGAGTQVVELCGGFSAQEATKLRRRFPDCEIGHVTYP comes from the coding sequence ATGGACCAGACCAAGTACGCCTTCATCATCAAGGCACCCGGCTACCGCCGGAGCACGCACAAAGCACACATGAAATCGCCGGCATTCGACGCGAAATTCATCGGTGTGGAGGACTTTGACGAAGCGCTGGCTGCCATCGAAGACCTTGCCGGTGCAGGTACGCAGGTTGTCGAACTTTGCGGCGGCTTCTCGGCGCAGGAGGCGACAAAGCTGCGTCGCCGTTTCCCCGACTGCGAGATCGGACACGTGACGTACCCGTAA